The Gracilibacillus caseinilyticus genome segment TGATGAATAACAACCCTATAAATCCAGCGATACCCCCGGCAGCTAAGATTAATGTGATAACTGTTAACGGGTGGATCGAAAGGGCCCGTCCCATAATGTTTGGCGAGATCAGGTTACTTTCAATCTGTTGTGCAATCACCATGACACTAGTTGCCCAGACAGCCATCATAGGTTCCTGGAAGAAGCCGACAATGATCGCTGGTATAGCTGATAAGAATGGCCCGATAAACGGAATAAAGTTCATGACAAGACCAAATAATGCCAAGGATAGGGAGTAATCCAGTTTAATGATCACATATCCAATGTACAGCATGATCCCTACACAAAGACTGACAAAAAATTGTCCTTGAATGAATGATGACAGCGTATGATTAATATTAGCTGTTAAGGTTTTAAAACTGTCCGCTTTTTTCGGACTTAAAAATTTTGAAACAAAAGGTACCAGTTTATAGCCGTCCATCATCATGAAGTAAAGAAAGAACGGAATCAGGACAATTGAAAAGACAAAACTAAATATTTGTCCAATGGCACTGATAATCCCCGTCGTTATTTTCTCCGCATAGCCACTAATATTATCCAGCACGTTCTGAATTGCACTTTCAAATTGAGGTGGAATGATGTTCTGATTTTGCTGCCACAGCTCAAATATATCTTGCGCACTTCTTACCATCTTCGGCACGCTATCGACAAAATTGGAAAATTGTCGTTGTACAATCGGTGCAATAAATAAGATAATCAGCGTGATAACCGCTATAAGTAACAGGAATACGATCATGGTCCCAATAAAGCGGGGGACTTTTTTTCGTGACAGCCAATTAACGATCGGACTGGTAATATAATAAATGATACCAGAGCCGATAATCGGTACGGCGATAGCTGCTAAATAAGCACCAACTGGTTGGAAAATAAAGCGGGATAAATAAATTAAGTATACTAAGATGAAAATTAATATGAATGTTATTAGCGTTCGAATGCTTTTTTTCTGTAACAAATGCTTCACAACCTTTTTTATTTCATACTGTCATTCTATCATCTGTAGACAAATGATGGTATGTTTTTGTTAGGGCTGAAAAGGATATTTCAGCAGTAAGCTACAATTTATTATACATATAAAATCAATAGAAACGACAGCAAGACTATGCTACTATAGGATTATAATAATGTATGTTTAGGGGGAAATCGTATGGCATGGCAAGATACATTAAAAAAATGGGCATCGTTTACGACGCTTCATCCAGATTTGTTAAAGCAGTTGAACACGCTGTCAGATAATGAAGAAGAATTAGAAGATTCGTTTTACAAAAATTTAACCTTCGGAACTGGTGGTATGCGTGGCATGCTGGGTCCAGGAACGAATCGCATGAATATATATACGGTACGTAAGGCAGTTGAAGGCCTCGCCAATTACATAGTAGAAAATATAAAAGATGCAGAGAGCCGTGGAGTGGTGATTGCCTATGATTCACGTTATATGTCTCAGGAATTTGCCGTAGAGGCAGCAAGGGTATTGGGTGCCCATAAAGTGAAAACATATGTCTTCGAATCGATAAGACCAACTCCATTACTTTCCTTCGCTGTCCGTCATTTGCACACAGCGGCAGGGATTATGATAACGGCAAGTCATAATCCGCCAGAATACAACGGATTTAAGGTATACAATGCAGATGGCGGTCAAGTTCCACTTGAAGAAGCAGCAGCTATCATTGAAGAAGTGAACAAAGTCGAAGATGAGTTGCAAGTAGAAGTACTAGACAGAGAAGAAGTGGAGTCTGCTGGTCTGTTGGAGTGGGTTGGTGAATCCGTCGATACAGCATATCTAAAGGAACTGAAAACGATCCAGAAACAAACAGCTGAAGATCAGGTGAATATCGTCTTTACACCTTTACATGGAACGGCGCATGATTTGGTGCTGAAAGGATTAGCACAAATCGGTTTCAATAATGTTCATGTTGTCAAAGAGCAAGCACAACCAGATCCTGAGTTCTCAACCGTAACATCTCCGAATCCGGAAGAGCACCAAGCGTTCGAAATGGCGATTGCTCAAGGAACGGAAGTAGATGCAGATATTTTAATCGGAACAGATCCAGATGCCGATCGTCTTGGTGTAGCAGTGAAAGATGGTAAAGGTTCTTATCAGGTCTTGACAGGTAATCAGCTCGGTTCGTTGTTATTGGATTATACGTTAGCACAGACGGAAGCGGATCAATTACAAGATGGTCAAGTGGTGAAAACCATTGTAACGACTGAATTAGGCAGAGCGATCGCTTCTTATTATGGTGTCAATACAATTGATACGTTAACAGGTTTTAAATTTATTGGTGAAAAAATGAAACAATTTGAATCAGATAACCGTCATTTCCTTTTTGGCTATGAAGAAAGCTATGGCTATTTGATTGGTGACTTCGTCCGTGATAAAGATGCTGTGCAAGCGGCAGTTGCGGCATGTGAGATGGCTAATTATTGGAAAGTACAGGGTAAAACATTGTTAGAAGCGTTGGATGTACTATATGAACGTCATGGCTTTTATCTGGAAGATATGAAGTCATTAACATTAAAAGGGAAAGATGGAGCAGAACAAATTGCTGCGATTATGGATGATATTAGACAAGAACCATTCGAGCAATTAGGTGGATGGAAAGTTATAGCGGTGGAGGACTATCACAGCAGTATCCGCCAGCTTCCATTGCAAGAGACAGAAGAAGTCATTACCTTACCTAAGGAAAATGTGATGAAATTTTTATTAGAAGAAGAAGCATGGGTTTGCTTCCGCCCGTCTGGTACAGAGCCTAAAATCAAAAGTTACTTCGGTGTGAAGACAGACGGATCTGAAAAAAGCAAGGCGCTGATCAAACAGTTGCAAACGGAAGTAGATGATCGTATCAGTAAAGTAATTAATGCATAAATTCGAGTATAAAAGAAGAACCTAAACCTAATCTGATGGTGAAGGTTCTTTTTTCTATAAGTGCGTGTTCAAAAAATGTTGCCGAATGCCTTTTTGAATATCCTAATTAAGAAAAGATTGACAGAATCGGAAAAAGAACGTATATTAAGAATATACATAAAGGGGAGTAGCTGTTACAATAAATGTCGTCATTTCGAGAGAATATCTCCGGCATTATTGGCAACTCGACGTTGTTAGCGAGACCTTTACCATCCATGGTAAAGGTCTCGCTATTTTTGTGTGATCTTTGCTAGCGGGTGGAGAACATATCAAAGAGGAGTTGAAGCAGTTGGAATTAATTTTTGAGTATGGCTGGGTATTATTAGTATTAATTGGTTTAGAAGGTATATTAGCTGCAGATAATGCACTTGTGCTTGCGATAATGGTGAAACACTTACCAGATGAGCAACGAAAAAGAGCTTTATTTTATGGTTTAGCAGGGGCTTTTATCTTACGTTTTGGATCATTATTCATTATTTCCTTCCTTGTCGATGTGTGGCAAGTGCAAGCAATAGGTGCTGCCTATCTATTGTTCATTTCGATTAAAAATCTTTATGATATTTATAAAAAACGGAAGAACGATGGTGATGAGGAAGAGGGCGAAGATGCGGAGAACAAGGGCAGTGGCTTCTGGATGACGGTTCTTAAGGTTGAATTAGCAGACTTAGCGTTTGCCGTGGATTCGATTCTGGCAGCTGTTGCCTTGGCAGTCGCGCTACCGGCAACAGGTATAGGTACGATTGGAAGTCTTGATACAGGTCAATTCTTAGTTGTTTTAGCAGGTGGTATGATCGGTCTGATCATTATGCGATTTGCAGCAAATGTCTTTGTTAAATTGCTGCACGATCGTCCGGGATTAGAAGCCGCAGCCTTTATTATCGTCGGCTGGGTTGGTGTGAAGCTGGTAGTAACGGTACTGGCACATGAAGATATTCATTTATTACCGCACGACTTTGCCCACTCAACAGCTTGGAAGTTATTCTTCTATGC includes the following:
- a CDS encoding phospho-sugar mutase, whose product is MAWQDTLKKWASFTTLHPDLLKQLNTLSDNEEELEDSFYKNLTFGTGGMRGMLGPGTNRMNIYTVRKAVEGLANYIVENIKDAESRGVVIAYDSRYMSQEFAVEAARVLGAHKVKTYVFESIRPTPLLSFAVRHLHTAAGIMITASHNPPEYNGFKVYNADGGQVPLEEAAAIIEEVNKVEDELQVEVLDREEVESAGLLEWVGESVDTAYLKELKTIQKQTAEDQVNIVFTPLHGTAHDLVLKGLAQIGFNNVHVVKEQAQPDPEFSTVTSPNPEEHQAFEMAIAQGTEVDADILIGTDPDADRLGVAVKDGKGSYQVLTGNQLGSLLLDYTLAQTEADQLQDGQVVKTIVTTELGRAIASYYGVNTIDTLTGFKFIGEKMKQFESDNRHFLFGYEESYGYLIGDFVRDKDAVQAAVAACEMANYWKVQGKTLLEALDVLYERHGFYLEDMKSLTLKGKDGAEQIAAIMDDIRQEPFEQLGGWKVIAVEDYHSSIRQLPLQETEEVITLPKENVMKFLLEEEAWVCFRPSGTEPKIKSYFGVKTDGSEKSKALIKQLQTEVDDRISKVINA
- a CDS encoding TerC family protein — protein: MELIFEYGWVLLVLIGLEGILAADNALVLAIMVKHLPDEQRKRALFYGLAGAFILRFGSLFIISFLVDVWQVQAIGAAYLLFISIKNLYDIYKKRKNDGDEEEGEDAENKGSGFWMTVLKVELADLAFAVDSILAAVALAVALPATGIGTIGSLDTGQFLVVLAGGMIGLIIMRFAANVFVKLLHDRPGLEAAAFIIVGWVGVKLVVTVLAHEDIHLLPHDFAHSTAWKLFFYAVLVAIAVGGWFLSGKNKKEA
- a CDS encoding AI-2E family transporter, translated to MKHLLQKKSIRTLITFILIFILVYLIYLSRFIFQPVGAYLAAIAVPIIGSGIIYYITSPIVNWLSRKKVPRFIGTMIVFLLLIAVITLIILFIAPIVQRQFSNFVDSVPKMVRSAQDIFELWQQNQNIIPPQFESAIQNVLDNISGYAEKITTGIISAIGQIFSFVFSIVLIPFFLYFMMMDGYKLVPFVSKFLSPKKADSFKTLTANINHTLSSFIQGQFFVSLCVGIMLYIGYVIIKLDYSLSLALFGLVMNFIPFIGPFLSAIPAIIVGFFQEPMMAVWATSVMVIAQQIESNLISPNIMGRALSIHPLTVITLILAAGGIAGFIGLLFIIPAYAVVKTVISHFYHEWKEKQPEKDPDLL